The Tenebrio molitor chromosome 5, icTenMoli1.1, whole genome shotgun sequence genome has a segment encoding these proteins:
- the LOC138131788 gene encoding zinc finger BED domain-containing protein 4-like has product MSHVWKHFTKTIDKNKSNTVKCNYCGNQYSRGGNNSRNFNTSNLTKHLKRCSKYNTETSAAIKKTLNSAQTSQSQTLHSKFDAHNAELEEVNPHDADDAQMEDGPTTNLFVPEESDHDDNMSLLSLPSVASTSSVTLTTESRDTTVMQPTLQTFLNRTKKFDINNPKAQAIHNAITRMICTESLPFNFVESDGFKHLINKLCPKYQIPNRKYFSDKVVPKLYRRAKEKLREHLNTVTAFGFAVTTDIWTAKGNHDYISVTAHFIDNTFKKNHVVLDVIGFEGATHNAVSIAENLREAFREWGIEQRVKIVLSDNAANMKAAMRQLHLENIGCTVHTLQLIVNSGCLNNFGSIKIMLHSARAIVTHFKHSVSSMKSLHSAQKTLGMKQKTLLQDEPTRWDSTYIMLERLWDQKSAISMVSSSANFKNMSRAEWSLAENVLKILKHFYEATKSFSKHSSGLSDVWALIESLKTIMKDYLTEDDADSDVTAATKEISSQISKRFGEIKNNETYILATALDPRYKAQLFSDETKDELKDLLKENYPLRYANDHERSPQQYQEFDTLDKTEEAGTITLFSVTKKLLLSKNKSDEHSTGTTSKNKNIDRDIENEISVYLHERTEPLESDPVEFWKKEIRFPHLKKLAAYYLAIPAGSVFSEQIFSETGCIVTSKRTSLTAEHVKQLIFLKKNWMILEK; this is encoded by the exons ATGTCGCACGTGTGGAAGCACTTTACAAAAACAATCGACAAGAACAAGAGTAACACAGTAAAGTGCAACTATTGTGGAAATCAGTATTCGAGAGGAGGTAATAACAGTCGTAATTTTAATACTTCCAATTTGACGAAACATTTAAAGCGATGCTCCAAATATAACACAGAAACATCAGCAG ctaTCAAAAAAACCTTAAATAGTGCCCAAACTTCTCAATCTCAAACTTTACATTCTAAATTTGATGCTCACAATGCAGAACTAGAAGAAGTAAACCCACACGATGCTGACGACGCCCAAATGGAAGATGGCCCAACTACCAATTTGTTTGTGCCTGAag AATCAGATCATGATGATAATATGTCTTTATTATCGTTGCCGTCTGTTGCTAGTACAAGTTCTGTTACTCTCACTACTGAGAGCAGGGATACAACTGTCATGCAACCTACTTTGCAAACATTCCTAaacagaacaaaaaaatttgacattaataaTCCAAAGGCACAAGCTATCCATAATGCCATTACTAGGATGATTTGTACAGAATCACTTCCCTTCAACTTTGTCGAATCCGATggctttaaacatttaattaacaaattatgTCCTAAGTACCAAATACCAAATCGcaaatatttttccgataagGTTGTACCCAAATTGTATCGACGAGCTAAAGAAAAACTTCGGGAACATCTGAATACTGTAACCGCATTTGGTTTTGCCGTCACCACAGACATTTGGACAGCTAAAGGCAATCACGACTATATTAGCGTAACCGCACATTTCATTGACaatacttttaaaaaaaatcatgtcgTGTTGGATGTAATTGGCTTTGAAGGAGCAACACACAATGCGGTTTCAATAGCCGAGAATCTAAGAGAAGCTTTCAGAGAATGGGGTATAGAACAACGGGTGAAAATTGTACTTTCCGATAACGCCGCTAACATGAAAGCCGCGATGAGACAGTTACACTTAGAAAATATAGGTTGTACCGTACACACCTTGCAACTGATTGTGAATTCTGGATGCCTTAATAATTTTGGGTCTATTAAAATTATGCTGCATTCAGCAAGAGCAATAGTAACACACTTTAAACATTCTGTTTCTTCAATGAAATCCCTTCATTCTGCACAAAAAACGTTAGGAATGAAGCAGAAGACTTTGCTACAAGATGAACCAACAAGATGGGACTCCACTTATATAATGTTGGAGAGATTATGGGATCAGAAAAGCGCTATTTCTATGGTTTCATCATctgctaatttcaaaaatatgagtaGGGCTGAGTGGTCACTAGCAGAAAATGTACTAAAAATTCTAAAGCATTTTTATGAGGCAACTAAAAGTTTTAGCAAACATAGTTCGGGTCTGTCTGATGTATGGGCTTTAATAGAATCACTAAAAACCATAATGAAAGATTATTTGACTGAAGATGATGCTGATTCAGATGTTACAGCGGCAACGAAGGAAATTTCATCCCAAATCTCTAAGAGGTTTggcgaaataaaaaacaacgAAACATATATTCTAGCCACTGCTTTAGACCCACGCTACAAAGCGCAACTATTTTCAGATGAAACAAAAGACGAGCTTAAAGATTTGTTGAAGGAGAATTACCCTTTGCGTTATGCTAATGATCATGAAAGATCACCACAACAGTATCAAGAGTTTGATACTCTTGATAAAACCGAGGAAGCGGGCacaattacattattttctgttaccaaaaaattacttctttctaaaaacaaatcagaCGAACATTCAACCGGTACAactagcaaaaataaaaatattgatcgcgatattgaaaatgaaatcTCCGTATATTTACATGAGAGGACAGAACCATTGGAGTCAGATCCAGTGGAATTCTGGAAAAAGGAAATAAGGTTCCCTCATTTAAAGAAACTAGCAGCATATTACCTAGCTATTCCAGCTGGTTCCGTATTTTCAGAACAAATATTTTCGGAAACCGGCTGTATTGTAACGAGTAAGAGGACGAGTTTGACTGCAGAACAtgtgaaacaattgattttCCTTAAAAAGAATTGGATGATC